In a single window of the Elaeis guineensis isolate ETL-2024a chromosome 6, EG11, whole genome shotgun sequence genome:
- the LOC105037472 gene encoding uncharacterized protein, producing the protein MESKADDSLSNPSDAPEKDQTLPQDQERAGDADGTIKRLRDEIQALWVQKGELELQLDDSHKKLHRAMADNRSLATEARHLKEHLAAVASASKDFETETDRLKRALNDLEAVVASIAAARAANEAEISALKERLLFPEELEVLWAQIRALERKEIDLRVEMCSVVLGEAAVEEQVKIMEARERELQQVVKSLEESNTRLEMELTEWRSQIDAAVAAARRRLRVSQVLAAVASVGALAAVAVVVYLHHGHRRRPDRCTCVADECPHGGSQKSPTAINPAATATGGATGGTVDAIQAQPPSSTAITVSFYGVTISASPPRRTTTFSTLSTCHSSFPTFSLSFPS; encoded by the exons ATGGAAAGCAAAGCCGACGATTCGCTCTCCAACCCTAGTGACGCTCCCGAGAAGGACCAAACCCTTCCTCAAGATCAAGAACGCGCCGGGGACGCTGATGGCACCATCAAGCGCCTCCGCGACGAGATCCAAGCCCTCTGGGTCCAGAAAGGGGAGCTCGAGCTCCAGCTCGACGACTCACACAAGAAGCTCCACCGCGCCATGGCGGACAACCGCTCCCTCGCCACCGAAGCCAGACACCTCAAGGAACATCTCGCCGCCGTCGCATCTGCCTCCAAGGACTTCGAAACCGAGACCGACCGCCTGAAGCGAGCCCTCAATGATCTGGAGGCCGTCGTGGCCTCGATCGCCGCTGCCAGAGCCGCGAATGAGGCCGAGATCTCCGCCCTCAAGGAGCGGCTCCTCTTCCCGGAGGAGCTCGAAGTCCTCTGGGCGCAGATCCGCGCGCTGGAGAGGAAGGAGATTGACCTTCGTGTGGAGATGTGCTCCGTGGTGCTGGGGGAGGCGGCCGTGGAGGAGCAGGTCAAGATCATGGAGGCGAGAGAGCGGGAGCTGCAGCAGGTCGTTAAGAGCCTTGAGGAGTCCAACACTCGACTGGAAATGGAGCTCACCGAATGGCGGTCCCAGATCGACGCTGCTGTCGCGGCGGCGAGGAGGCGTCTGAGGGTTTCTCAGGTGTTGGCAGCGGTGGCGTCAGTTGGAGCACTTGCTGCGGTGGCTGTGGTGGTCTATCTTCACCACGGCCACCGGAG ACGTCCAGATCGCTGTACTTGTGTAGCAGATGAATGTCCTCATGGAGGCAGTCAAAAATCTCCAACAGCAATAAATCCAGCAGCAACAGCTACCGGTGGAGCAACCGGTGGCACAGTCgatgccatccaggcacagccgcCGTCATCCACGGCGATCACCGTCTCCTTCTATGGAGTGACCATCTCGGCTTCTCCACCAAGACGAACAACGACATTCTCGACACTCTCGACGTGCCACTCATCATTCCCGACGTTCTCCCTTTCCTTCCCATCTTAA